The Deltaproteobacteria bacterium genomic sequence CCACATTTGGCCGTTATGGGTATGTCCTGAAAGCTGTAAAGCAATAGGATAGCGTCTGGCCAATTCAATATTGGAGGGTTCATGCCAGAGGAGGATGCCGGGTTTCGTTTTGTCGATTTTTTCTAAAATCGGCTTCAGATTTTTCCTTTGTCCTCGCGGAGGATAATCGATCCCGATCACCTGGACCCCGCCGAGATCGATAATTTCATCGCGCAACAATCTGATTTTCGTCCTCTCAATAGCCTTTACAACCTTATCCAAACCCACATAAGTTTCGTGATTGCCGGTAATATAAAAAACCGGGGCTTTGATCCGGTCAAAGGGTTCGATTAAACGGGCCAGATTGTCCCCGCTGCCATCCAATATATCGCCGGTAAGAAAAACCAGATCCACCTTTTGACCATTGAACTGGTTGGTTATCTTTCGGGCCAGGTCTTCCCCATTAATCAGTCCCAGATGGATGTCCGATACCTGGGCGATTTTTTTGCCCTGCCATTCCGGTGGGCGATTTTTAATCGGGATGGACAGGAAAGTGGTTTTGATCCGGGTGGCCTGATGAAGACCATAGAAGGTGT encodes the following:
- a CDS encoding metallophosphoesterase is translated as MRQQILIFISLALTIYFGLHTLLFFLLVKFFSLKDRLARFGLAALLLFLALSFIAAFIWSRSGGQPFLRWFYYGSALWLGILVNLLLILGTGLLVYTLLKSIALKPDLKFLGVCLLGLTVLYTFYGLHQATRIKTTFLSIPIKNRPPEWQGKKIAQVSDIHLGLINGEDLARKITNQFNGQKVDLVFLTGDILDGSGDNLARLIEPFDRIKAPVFYITGNHETYVGLDKVVKAIERTKIRLLRDEIIDLGGVQVIGIDYPPRGQRKNLKPILEKIDKTKPGILLWHEPSNIELARRYPIALQLSGHTHNGQMWPMKLFTYLIYKGYDHGLHRMGDYSLYTTSGVGTWGPPMRIGSRPEIVIITVQ